A genomic stretch from Sulfobacillus thermosulfidooxidans includes:
- the def gene encoding peptide deformylase, which produces MMEIRLAGDEILRQIAKPVRKVNKEIQSLLKEMAETMYAADGIGLAAPQVGISKRVVVADVGDGLIELVNPQILYREGVQSGYEGCLSIPDLVGEVERAEKIRVTGLDRHGHQIWLNCEGLLARCLQHEIDHLDGILFTDLALKVVPRESVEVDDEVVLD; this is translated from the coding sequence ATGATGGAGATTCGTCTGGCGGGAGATGAGATCTTACGACAAATTGCTAAACCGGTCCGCAAGGTGAATAAAGAGATTCAATCACTATTAAAAGAAATGGCTGAAACCATGTACGCGGCAGACGGTATTGGATTAGCGGCCCCACAGGTTGGGATTTCCAAACGAGTTGTGGTCGCAGATGTCGGGGACGGTCTCATTGAATTGGTAAATCCACAGATTTTATACCGGGAAGGCGTTCAAAGTGGCTATGAAGGCTGCTTGTCTATTCCTGATTTAGTAGGAGAAGTCGAACGTGCTGAGAAAATTCGGGTGACAGGTCTAGATCGGCATGGGCATCAAATATGGTTGAACTGTGAAGGACTGCTCGCCCGCTGTTTGCAACATGAAATTGATCATTTGGACGGTATTCTTTTTACAGACCTCGCCTTAAAAGTGGTTCCGCGTGAATCTGTAGAGGTTGATGATGAGGTGGTGTTAGACTAG
- the fmt gene encoding methionyl-tRNA formyltransferase yields MARILFMGTPEYARVILDGLLSRSDLTIRVVTKQDTPQGRHMRLTPSPVAQRATEVGLVVDKPDQLVAYKEAWLKWAPDLIITAAYGKILRPWVLTLPQQGAFNLHASLLPRWRGPNPIAWAIRAGDTITGVTLMRMDQGVDTGDIVAQRSLDITNEMTMGQLTDLLALLARDLLLEHLDGLLSGRAKQTPQDDSQATYAGKFAPEDSRINWHQPAIAIDRLIRSMSPEPGAYTMCQGIRVKILESAYDKGTQPIATAELVGNNWHIGTADGVVIIKRIKPAGRKDMTPGDFQRGLHVVGKVVCQ; encoded by the coding sequence GTGGCACGGATATTATTTATGGGAACCCCAGAGTATGCACGGGTGATATTAGATGGGTTGCTAAGCCGCAGCGATTTGACGATTCGCGTCGTCACCAAACAAGATACCCCACAAGGTCGGCATATGCGCTTAACGCCATCTCCGGTCGCTCAACGGGCCACAGAAGTAGGGCTTGTGGTGGATAAGCCGGATCAGCTTGTTGCATACAAAGAAGCTTGGCTAAAGTGGGCTCCTGATCTCATTATTACTGCGGCGTATGGTAAAATTCTTCGGCCATGGGTTCTGACGCTGCCGCAGCAAGGAGCTTTTAATTTGCATGCCTCATTATTGCCACGGTGGCGGGGCCCGAATCCCATTGCCTGGGCGATTCGGGCGGGTGACACCATAACAGGTGTTACCTTAATGCGGATGGATCAAGGGGTCGATACGGGAGATATTGTTGCTCAACGATCCCTGGACATTACCAATGAGATGACCATGGGCCAATTAACGGATTTACTTGCGCTGCTAGCCCGTGATTTACTGCTAGAGCATTTAGATGGCTTATTGTCGGGACGGGCGAAACAAACCCCACAAGATGACAGTCAAGCCACCTACGCCGGGAAATTTGCGCCAGAAGATAGTCGGATTAATTGGCATCAACCTGCTATCGCAATTGACCGATTAATTCGAAGCATGAGCCCTGAACCCGGGGCTTATACTATGTGTCAAGGAATTCGCGTCAAAATCTTAGAAAGTGCATACGATAAGGGTACACAGCCCATAGCGACGGCGGAATTAGTGGGTAATAATTGGCATATTGGGACGGCCGATGGTGTGGTGATTATTAAACGAATCAAACCGGCTGGTCGGAAGGATATGACGCCCGGAGATTTTCAACGAGGCTTACATGTAGTAGGTAAGGTGGTGTGTCAATGA
- the rsmB gene encoding 16S rRNA (cytosine(967)-C(5))-methyltransferase RsmB, whose product MTGPGPARIEALNVLTLIRGGEPVAEALAQRTRLGQLSPADRSLMTQIVYGVLRNQRYLDAWLAPFLRGELEPVVRDILRMALFQMGFLDRVPAYAIVDAAVEQTKAVSPRATGMVNAILRRAPTKKPKNLPLAVEFSHPDWLVHRWQNRFGTEKTRRILMVNNEVPPLSLRVNVLKTSREAVLAELHQEGVRSELSHYVPEAIRVSGSFWLEDLPAFQNGLVTVQDESSMLVTWVLDPQPDERIVDLTAGLGGKTGHILERTQGQAKVTAVDLSRTRLKLLQENLTRLGFFNHVTVMEMDARHFAAGNVHEFDRVLLDAPCSNLGVLRRRSDARWKKQENDLQEHKNLQQELLTAAITVAKPGGVIVYSTCSVEPEETIMVLDHVLATHPTIHHEDVREYLPDPIFEEFVVDGNLVLLPGDLGMDGFFIARLRT is encoded by the coding sequence ATGACGGGGCCAGGACCTGCCCGAATCGAAGCGTTAAACGTGTTGACGCTAATCCGGGGCGGTGAGCCAGTTGCAGAGGCTTTGGCACAAAGAACACGTCTTGGACAATTGTCTCCGGCCGACCGGTCGTTGATGACCCAAATTGTCTATGGTGTCCTACGCAATCAACGGTATCTGGATGCCTGGCTTGCTCCCTTCCTGCGTGGAGAATTAGAACCCGTGGTGCGGGACATCTTGCGGATGGCTTTGTTCCAAATGGGATTTTTAGACCGAGTCCCGGCTTATGCGATTGTTGATGCAGCGGTTGAACAAACAAAAGCCGTATCTCCCAGGGCAACCGGGATGGTCAACGCCATTTTACGACGGGCACCGACTAAGAAACCGAAAAATTTACCCTTGGCCGTTGAATTTTCGCATCCTGATTGGTTAGTTCATCGATGGCAAAACCGGTTTGGCACAGAAAAAACGCGAAGGATTTTGATGGTGAATAACGAAGTGCCCCCACTGTCCTTGCGTGTTAATGTGTTAAAAACGTCACGGGAAGCTGTACTGGCAGAATTGCATCAAGAAGGAGTACGCTCTGAGCTGTCCCATTATGTACCTGAAGCCATACGGGTCTCGGGGTCCTTTTGGTTAGAAGATTTGCCAGCGTTTCAAAATGGGTTAGTGACAGTACAAGATGAAAGCAGCATGTTAGTGACATGGGTACTCGATCCACAACCTGACGAGCGCATTGTTGATTTGACAGCAGGACTCGGGGGCAAAACCGGTCACATTTTGGAACGTACACAGGGACAGGCGAAGGTTACGGCTGTGGATCTGTCTCGGACCCGGTTGAAATTGCTTCAAGAAAATTTGACTCGTTTAGGCTTTTTTAATCATGTTACGGTGATGGAAATGGATGCCCGGCATTTTGCGGCGGGTAATGTCCATGAATTTGACCGGGTATTATTGGATGCTCCTTGCAGTAATCTTGGGGTCTTGCGTAGACGGTCGGATGCGCGCTGGAAAAAACAAGAGAATGATTTACAAGAACACAAAAATCTCCAGCAAGAACTCTTGACGGCTGCCATCACCGTTGCCAAACCAGGTGGAGTCATTGTCTACAGCACGTGTTCGGTAGAACCTGAGGAAACTATTATGGTGCTGGACCATGTTTTGGCGACACATCCCACGATACATCACGAGGATGTTCGAGAGTATTTGCCGGATCCCATTTTCGAAGAGTTTGTCGTGGATGGGAACTTGGTATTACTCCCTGGGGACTTAGGAATGGATGGATTTTTTATTGCACGTTTACGAACATGA
- the rlmN gene encoding 23S rRNA (adenine(2503)-C(2))-methyltransferase RlmN, with product MKNQGWDLLSLPNDEMSAWMKAQGLPGYRGTQLFEALWRHGVKNYEEITSWPKALREDMAKRFPLYRLQAETVQRGHDGTLKILGRLYDGQHIETVVLPHDYGYSVCVSSQVGCNMGCKFCASGLLKRTRNLSAGEILDQVRLANDLITDQQARISRVDLMGIGEPLDNYENVMQFIKIAHDPVGFNLSYRHFTISTSGLVPDIYRLAQEGIPLTLAVSLHAPTDDLRRQLMPINKAYPVHQLIEACKDYFHKTGRRVSFEYALLAGINDSNQQAEQLANLLKDFSCHVNLIPWNPVPEHPFQPSSKKRAEEFQRIVQERGISCTIRKEMGQEIEAACGQLRRREEELLSP from the coding sequence TTGAAAAACCAGGGTTGGGATCTGCTGTCACTGCCCAACGACGAGATGAGTGCATGGATGAAGGCGCAAGGATTGCCTGGGTATCGCGGAACCCAGCTCTTTGAGGCATTGTGGCGGCATGGGGTTAAGAATTATGAGGAGATTACCTCATGGCCCAAAGCCTTGCGGGAGGACATGGCTAAACGGTTTCCCTTATACCGCTTACAGGCTGAGACTGTGCAGAGAGGTCATGATGGTACGCTCAAGATTCTCGGCCGTCTATATGATGGTCAACATATTGAAACCGTTGTCCTCCCGCATGATTATGGCTACAGTGTCTGTGTGTCCTCCCAAGTTGGCTGCAACATGGGCTGTAAATTTTGTGCTTCCGGCTTGTTAAAACGGACCAGGAACCTCAGCGCAGGAGAAATTTTAGACCAAGTACGTTTGGCTAATGATTTGATTACAGATCAACAGGCCCGCATTAGTCGTGTGGATTTGATGGGGATTGGCGAGCCGTTGGATAACTATGAGAATGTAATGCAGTTTATTAAAATCGCACATGATCCGGTCGGTTTCAATCTGAGCTATCGTCATTTCACAATATCGACGAGTGGTTTAGTACCTGATATTTATCGTCTGGCCCAAGAAGGGATTCCACTGACCTTAGCGGTATCATTGCATGCACCCACAGATGATTTGCGACGGCAATTGATGCCGATTAATAAGGCTTATCCGGTTCATCAACTGATTGAGGCCTGCAAAGACTATTTTCACAAAACGGGTCGCCGTGTGAGTTTCGAATATGCTTTATTAGCGGGGATTAATGACTCGAACCAACAGGCCGAGCAACTGGCGAATCTCCTGAAAGATTTTTCCTGTCACGTCAATCTTATTCCCTGGAATCCTGTTCCTGAACATCCTTTCCAACCATCCTCTAAAAAACGGGCAGAAGAATTTCAAAGAATCGTGCAGGAACGTGGAATTTCTTGTACGATACGAAAGGAAATGGGACAAGAAATTGAAGCGGCTTGTGGTCAGTTACGACGGCGTGAGGAGGAATTGTTATCACCGTGA
- a CDS encoding protein phosphatase 2C domain-containing protein, with amino-acid sequence MKTYGRSDQGLVRSENQDDFLIRPVEDGGFLLAVADGIGGGPAGSRASHMALEAMDDAVGVNVVDVSRLVSAVSLANRRIFELGQGDTRLEGMGTTLTAAVLFPDRLLLSHVGDSRAYRIRHDQIIRLTMDHSVAGEMERAGTITPEEAQDHPKRHVLTRALGPFDRVRIDVADMPWSYEDRLLLCTDGLTSVIADDEILRYAERYHGQDLIDQLVDAALRRGGPDNITVVLAEVVQDRGESNGR; translated from the coding sequence GTGAAGACTTATGGTCGATCAGACCAAGGCCTGGTGCGCAGTGAAAATCAAGACGACTTTTTGATTCGGCCTGTTGAAGATGGGGGATTCTTGCTCGCAGTGGCTGATGGGATTGGAGGCGGCCCGGCGGGAAGTCGCGCGAGTCATATGGCTTTAGAAGCCATGGATGATGCAGTAGGGGTTAACGTCGTTGATGTTTCGCGCCTGGTGTCCGCGGTATCCTTGGCTAATCGGCGCATTTTCGAGTTGGGGCAAGGTGATACCCGGTTGGAAGGTATGGGAACAACGTTGACGGCCGCTGTATTATTTCCCGACCGTCTTCTTCTCAGTCACGTTGGGGATTCACGGGCTTATCGCATACGCCATGATCAAATTATTCGTTTGACCATGGATCATTCCGTGGCAGGTGAAATGGAACGGGCCGGTACAATTACGCCGGAAGAGGCTCAAGATCATCCCAAAAGACACGTGCTGACCAGGGCCTTAGGTCCATTTGATCGGGTGCGGATTGATGTAGCTGATATGCCGTGGTCCTATGAGGATCGCTTACTCTTATGCACAGATGGTCTAACCTCCGTCATTGCTGATGATGAAATTCTGCGCTATGCCGAACGGTATCACGGCCAAGACCTAATTGACCAACTCGTTGATGCGGCGCTCAGGCGAGGCGGCCCAGATAATATTACCGTTGTATTAGCAGAAGTAGTGCAAGACCGTGGTGAAAGCAATGGTAGGTAA
- a CDS encoding protein kinase domain-containing protein, producing MVKAMVGKILGSRYEILERIGQGGMSLVYRARDITLNRLVAVKILKHQWAEDDEVVHRFDQEARAAASLVNRHIVQVYDVGREDPDIHYMVMELVSGETLRNKLDRDAPLSVECALRIADQVAQGLEAAHAQKVVHRDIKPQNILIAADGTVKVTDFGIAYAATSGTLVNTGSLLGTVQYLSPEQARGKLVGPQSDLYSLGIVLFEMLTGQLPFEADSPIGVAIKHLQDEAPDVTTLRPDIPQPVAKIVQRALSKDPAERYQSAKAMQQDIQRALHGEETAMPEVATKQPGIEPRSTDKRRRKWLPWAIAALIVALLVGTGLYAFDRWIYTPAVTLPNVKGEPLSTARAKLGKLGLTVTVGGKAPSSHLPKDYILNEIPAAGTQVKAGQSVEVILSTGPQQVLVPDVKGEDVFQAVQNLKTEGLTAITKHLKSHAAKGQVIRQSPAPGTNLAQGQPVTIWVSDGPPTSKEIMPDLEGLSVSQAASLLIGMNISVGTPTSSYSTEPVNTIIDQNPEPYSSLSNVSQVNVTVSEGPSPQSANLPKNVTVATWQIPNNAPPKSLLKVVVTDSAGNEEVIYQQVDPGQQIQIPVTWYGTRGQLLVFLNGQAQAPQPLTANGNTTSPAVGTSTPPS from the coding sequence GTGGTGAAAGCAATGGTAGGTAAGATTTTAGGTAGTCGATATGAAATCTTAGAGCGAATTGGACAAGGCGGTATGTCCTTAGTCTACCGAGCCCGTGATATTACGCTCAATCGCCTGGTTGCCGTGAAGATCCTCAAACATCAATGGGCTGAAGATGACGAAGTGGTGCATCGTTTCGATCAAGAGGCACGTGCCGCTGCTTCTTTAGTGAATCGTCATATTGTGCAAGTTTATGATGTCGGACGCGAAGATCCTGATATCCATTATATGGTTATGGAATTGGTATCGGGAGAAACATTACGCAATAAACTGGATCGGGATGCGCCTTTGTCTGTCGAATGTGCTTTACGCATTGCCGACCAAGTAGCGCAAGGATTAGAAGCCGCCCATGCCCAGAAGGTCGTTCACCGGGATATCAAACCGCAAAATATTCTAATTGCGGCTGATGGTACGGTGAAAGTGACGGATTTTGGCATTGCCTATGCAGCCACATCTGGTACGCTGGTGAATACGGGTTCACTGCTCGGAACCGTACAATATTTAAGTCCCGAACAGGCTCGGGGAAAACTTGTGGGACCCCAGTCTGATCTCTATTCCTTGGGGATTGTCTTATTTGAAATGTTAACGGGCCAATTACCGTTCGAAGCGGATAGCCCTATTGGTGTCGCCATTAAGCATCTTCAAGACGAAGCCCCTGATGTGACCACCTTGCGCCCAGATATTCCTCAGCCGGTGGCAAAGATTGTTCAGCGCGCATTATCAAAGGATCCCGCTGAACGGTATCAAAGTGCCAAAGCCATGCAACAAGACATTCAACGTGCCTTGCATGGGGAAGAGACAGCAATGCCAGAAGTCGCGACCAAACAACCAGGAATTGAACCACGATCGACTGATAAACGCCGGCGAAAATGGTTGCCATGGGCGATTGCTGCGCTGATTGTGGCCTTATTGGTCGGAACTGGTCTTTACGCGTTTGATCGCTGGATTTATACCCCAGCGGTAACATTACCCAATGTTAAGGGAGAGCCCCTGAGTACGGCTCGGGCTAAGCTGGGGAAACTTGGTTTGACGGTAACAGTAGGGGGAAAGGCGCCGTCCTCGCATCTTCCCAAGGACTACATCTTGAACGAGATTCCGGCAGCAGGAACCCAGGTTAAAGCAGGGCAAAGTGTCGAAGTGATTTTATCAACCGGCCCTCAGCAAGTGCTGGTTCCCGATGTTAAAGGCGAAGATGTTTTTCAGGCGGTGCAAAACCTTAAGACGGAGGGGCTTACGGCCATAACGAAGCATCTCAAGAGTCACGCTGCCAAAGGGCAGGTGATTCGGCAGAGCCCTGCCCCTGGTACTAATTTGGCACAGGGACAGCCTGTGACCATTTGGGTGTCGGATGGACCGCCAACCAGTAAGGAAATCATGCCGGATTTGGAAGGATTATCTGTTTCCCAAGCAGCTAGTTTGCTCATTGGGATGAATATTTCTGTCGGCACACCCACATCAAGTTATAGCACGGAACCTGTGAATACGATTATTGATCAAAATCCTGAGCCGTATTCTTCACTGTCGAATGTGAGCCAAGTAAATGTCACAGTCTCCGAAGGACCAAGTCCTCAAAGTGCCAACCTGCCAAAAAACGTCACCGTGGCGACATGGCAAATTCCGAATAATGCACCGCCTAAGTCGCTCTTGAAAGTAGTGGTTACAGACAGTGCTGGCAACGAGGAGGTCATTTATCAGCAGGTGGATCCGGGCCAGCAAATTCAAATTCCGGTAACGTGGTATGGGACGCGCGGCCAATTGTTGGTATTTCTCAATGGGCAAGCACAAGCACCCCAGCCACTAACCGCAAACGGTAATACGACGAGTCCCGCTGTCGGGACAAGTACACCTCCCTCATAA
- the rsgA gene encoding ribosome small subunit-dependent GTPase A, protein MQGLVVLLEANRPTVETDDGQRFLCYLRGKIKRDAGRILVGDRVEIMPTDPGEAIITKVLPRSHSLFRPPVANVSGLFVIFSFTEPRGSLELLDKRLVMAHILNVEAEIVVTKTDLVDNPEKLTRFMTLYQNIGYRVWATSVTTGEGIPAFLEAPRTGIWVMVGESGAGKSSLAKALLPHEDLSIQGLSRIGRGQQTTRWVRLLKTRQFWLADTPGYTALDMSVKDPQLIRQAFWEWDNASCRFPGCFHIDEPGCDVLPKVRQGIYDPLRYEHYRLILSQWVKRY, encoded by the coding sequence GTGCAGGGATTAGTCGTGTTGTTAGAGGCGAATCGTCCCACGGTGGAAACGGATGACGGACAACGGTTTTTGTGCTATTTACGAGGAAAAATTAAACGGGATGCTGGCCGTATTTTGGTCGGAGACCGGGTGGAGATCATGCCGACGGATCCGGGTGAGGCGATTATTACCAAAGTTTTGCCCCGGTCCCATTCACTCTTTCGTCCTCCTGTGGCTAATGTATCCGGGCTATTTGTCATTTTCAGCTTTACAGAACCCCGGGGCAGTTTGGAATTGCTGGATAAACGATTGGTGATGGCGCACATTTTAAATGTGGAAGCGGAAATTGTGGTAACGAAAACTGACTTAGTCGACAATCCCGAGAAATTAACCCGGTTTATGACGCTGTATCAAAATATTGGATACAGGGTTTGGGCTACGAGCGTGACAACGGGCGAAGGAATTCCGGCATTTTTGGAGGCACCCCGGACGGGAATATGGGTTATGGTGGGCGAGAGTGGAGCGGGCAAATCGTCCCTGGCTAAAGCGCTGTTACCGCATGAAGACCTCTCTATTCAAGGATTAAGTCGAATTGGTCGCGGCCAACAAACTACGCGTTGGGTCCGTCTTTTGAAGACTCGGCAATTCTGGTTAGCGGATACTCCTGGCTATACCGCCTTAGATATGTCAGTTAAGGATCCGCAATTAATTCGGCAAGCGTTCTGGGAGTGGGATAACGCCTCCTGCCGTTTTCCTGGATGCTTTCATATTGACGAGCCTGGTTGTGATGTATTGCCGAAAGTGAGGCAAGGGATCTATGATCCTCTGCGTTATGAGCATTACCGCCTCATTCTTAGCCAATGGGTTAAACGGTATTAA
- the hslO gene encoding Hsp33 family molecular chaperone HslO: MTDYRRKATAADGTMRIIVANTKDTALQVQRVHQASPVAAAAMGRLLTAAALLAADFKDAALVKVEVDGGGPLGRVIAEARTGGRVRARAEHPHVTLPLRSDGKLAVGQAVGSDGVFKVTREEHNGVIYQGQVELLSGEIGQDFAQYYTLSEQIPSAVALGVLIGTDSFVQAAGGLVVQALPGSEPYIDGVSTRFSHLDHLSHRLAEGEILEQLAEEVMGITLHWYDPEPIYYQCECSKTRSLEILSSLPRGEIEELVKDQGAEVVCHYCHTAYQFSQSDIEKLLDRAID, from the coding sequence ATGACGGATTATCGACGTAAGGCGACGGCAGCCGATGGCACCATGCGAATCATTGTAGCAAACACGAAAGATACCGCGCTACAAGTTCAGCGTGTCCACCAAGCCTCCCCTGTGGCTGCCGCCGCCATGGGGCGGCTGTTAACAGCGGCAGCCCTTTTGGCCGCCGATTTTAAAGATGCAGCACTCGTTAAAGTGGAAGTAGATGGTGGGGGGCCATTAGGACGGGTTATTGCGGAAGCCCGGACTGGCGGCCGGGTGCGGGCACGCGCTGAACATCCTCATGTGACATTGCCACTGCGAAGTGATGGCAAATTAGCGGTCGGACAAGCTGTTGGCAGCGATGGCGTGTTTAAAGTGACGCGCGAGGAGCATAATGGCGTAATTTATCAGGGGCAAGTGGAATTGTTGAGCGGGGAAATTGGTCAAGATTTCGCCCAGTATTATACGCTTTCTGAACAGATTCCTAGCGCTGTGGCTTTGGGTGTTCTGATCGGCACGGATTCTTTTGTTCAAGCTGCTGGCGGTCTCGTTGTCCAGGCCTTGCCGGGTAGTGAGCCCTATATTGATGGTGTGAGTACGCGCTTTTCCCATTTGGACCACCTTAGCCACCGATTAGCAGAGGGGGAAATCCTTGAACAACTCGCTGAAGAGGTCATGGGTATTACTCTTCATTGGTACGATCCCGAGCCGATTTACTATCAGTGTGAGTGTAGCAAAACCCGGAGTCTGGAAATTTTATCCAGTTTACCCCGGGGTGAAATTGAAGAACTTGTAAAAGATCAGGGGGCAGAAGTTGTCTGCCATTATTGCCACACCGCTTATCAATTTTCCCAAAGTGATATTGAGAAATTGCTGGACCGGGCGATAGATTAG
- the rpmB gene encoding 50S ribosomal protein L28: MAYRCEVCGKHTVHGNNVSHSHHKTRRVWKPNIQHVRARVNGKVQRIYVCTRCLRSGRVDRAI, translated from the coding sequence ATGGCGTATCGCTGTGAGGTTTGCGGGAAGCATACCGTACATGGAAATAACGTTAGCCATTCCCATCATAAGACGCGACGGGTATGGAAACCCAATATCCAACACGTTCGTGCTCGGGTTAATGGTAAAGTCCAACGGATTTATGTGTGCACACGCTGCTTACGCTCCGGACGCGTAGACCGAGCAATCTAA
- a CDS encoding Asp23/Gls24 family envelope stress response protein → MERRTEYGTLAINDEVLAAIVQSAVLEMPGVADVGTFGLGEGLTELIKKDTATRGVTFQDTDQGLVVEIAVVVDYGERIPVLGRRIVNRISQALSDAVSIRPAKVVVEVQGIRSGTPESTH, encoded by the coding sequence ATGGAAAGACGCACCGAATATGGGACGTTAGCGATTAACGATGAGGTGCTTGCAGCCATTGTTCAATCGGCTGTTCTTGAGATGCCTGGAGTTGCCGATGTGGGGACGTTTGGCTTGGGAGAGGGTCTTACCGAGTTGATCAAAAAAGACACGGCAACACGGGGAGTAACCTTTCAAGACACGGATCAAGGACTCGTTGTAGAAATTGCCGTGGTCGTGGACTATGGAGAACGCATTCCCGTGCTGGGACGCCGAATTGTAAACCGGATTAGCCAAGCCTTATCCGATGCGGTTTCGATTCGCCCGGCTAAAGTTGTGGTCGAAGTGCAAGGCATTCGCTCCGGTACTCCCGAGTCTACCCATTAA